The nucleotide window atccattcttcaaaacgaaaagaagtacgaaccaaagattGGTCCAAGGAGTTGCTTCTAATACCTATCattcattttgcaaagcttgctctttaggaaaagtaggatcaagaccatcctatgcaaaggacactaaagaaaatgtaccattcttgcaaagaatccaaggtgatatttgtggacctatccaaccaacttgcggaccatttagatattttatggtgttggttgatgcatcgacacgttggtcacatgtcatgctcttgtccacaagaaatgctgcatttgctaaactcctagcacaaatcattaagttaagggctcaccaccctgatcatcctattaaggctatgtttgggggggcttttttgctcccctgcttataagcacAAGAGCATCATGCGTTTGGTAATTGAGCTTATTCTCTGGCTTTAAAAAAAGCTGCCCCAGCTTCTGTCTAAAAGCAGAAGCCCACTCCCCCCAGCTTTTAAAAGCCAGAAGCTCGGTCGGGTACTGTAGCGGTAATActgttcattaatgaatttttgaaaatccCGTTTTGTATCCTCCGTTGGCTGAAACAATTACAGCCATCTGCCACCCACCTCGATCAGTCTCTCGATCCCATCTCCCTCTGCTCTCTCTCCCACTCCCATCTCCCTCTGCTCGATCCCATCTCCCTCAAATAACATCACAGAACGCATCCCATCCAATCTCCCTCTGCTCGATCTCCTCTGCTCGATCTCCGCTCGATCTCTGCTCGATCTCCGCTCGATCTCTGCTCGATCTCCGCTCGATCTCCGCTCGATCTCCTCTGCTCGATCTCCCTCTGCTCGATCCCCTCTGCTCGATCTCCCTCTCACAGAACCCATCCAATCACAGAACGCATATCGGCCTCACTTGCATCTGAAATTGAAGCCTCAATCAAGCAATTTTCGAATCAAGCAAGTGAGTCTCTCTCCCTCTGCTTCGCAGAACCCATCCAATCACAGAACACATCTCGGCCTCACTTGCATCTGAAATTGAAGCCTCAATCAAGCAATTTTCGAATCAAGCAAGTCAGTCTCTCTCCCTCTGCTTCGTTCTAATTGTTGTTATAATTGTTAAATTCGTAGTTCTGCTTCGTTCTAATTGTTGTTCTAATTGTTGTTATTTTCGTAGTTCTTGTTATTTTCGTAGTTCTTGTTATAATTGTTGGTTATAACCACTTAACCAGAATAGCAGCCAACCAGAACAAGTCATACTAACATCATCATACTTGAATTTCCACTATATGATTAGTTCAGTCCCTGCCAGATTCTAGAAGGTTacatcaaatataaacattttggttttgttttgctgTGTACATTGGGACTTTAATTACTTTTGAATTTTGTGAGTGTTTTGAGGTGCTAGCTGTATGCAAGTGTTTCTTAATTTTGCTTGAAATCCTTGAATGTCGTTGACTGGCAGAGCTTAAGAATTTAGTTGTGAGTTGTGAATTATGACTATATGAGATAGTTAGCAAAAACCTTAGAAGGAACCAAGAAAAACAGAACAGATGGACGTGGTATTATTACCTTTATTGTTTGTTTCAGCTATACAAATGGTTGGGGCTGTTCAATCTACtttattcattttcttatagctgcctttttttctttgtatGTTGTTGATGTTTATGTTTATGTTTTCTTATCACTGCTTTAATGCTTTAGTTTCTTGTTATTGCATCTAAAGCTTATCTTCATATCATTGATTATGCATTGGGGTTGGTACTAAAGCTTGGGCTGTAAATTTTTGGCGTTTTTATCTGTGCTAGATGGCTGTTTGGAATGATGGTTTAGTAGATGTCTTTTGTGACTTTTGTATCAAGGAGGTGGATAACAATAATCGTCCACATACTCATTTTAATCCGGAGGGATGGCTGAATATAATCAATAATTTTTCTAAAGAAACGGGCAAAGAATATACTAGAAaacaactgaaaaataaatgggATTCCCTCAAAGATCATTggaaattatggaaagatttgAAGGGAAAAGAGACCGGTCTTGGGTGGGATCACAGGCGTCAAACTATAGATGCATCCGATGAGTGGTGGCGCCTCAAGATTGAGGTATgtaaatcaatttaattattttgGTTAACAATTTTACTTCATTTGAGATACATTGAACAttgtttgatttatttatttatttttttgtctagAAAAACAAGGAATATGGAAAGTTAAAGAAAAAGGGAATTGCACCCGATTTTGAAGACAAGTTGGATAAGATGTTCATGGGTATTTCAGCCACTGGTCAGCATGCATATTCACCATCTTCTGCACTACCTATCCCTAGAAGTCCACAGCAAGGTAACAATGAGGTGAACCTTGAAGGTAGTGGTGACTCTGAGGACAATGATGATTTGGCCCCCACTCtgcctaaaagaaaaagaaatgagagAGCTGAGAAAGGTAAAGGAGTagtaccaaaaaaagaaaaggtgggaGGTGCTGCTCATTTGGCTAAACAAATTAATCGAATGTGTGAGGCAATTGAGAGTAGGAGCACAGGAACTTCCATGATCAATAAAAGTGTAGAAGGTGGAGCCACTACTATTAAGGACGTGATGAAGGATGTCACCTCATTGCCTAGTATCGAGCAGGGTAATAGGTTGTGGTTTTTTGCCACTCGACTGTTTTTAAgtcaagagaagagagagatgtaTTTCACTATGGAAGATCCTAACGTGAGGTTGGAGTGGCTGAAATTTGAGATTAACGATAACTAAGCTTATCTTGTCTTTGGTTAAGCTTATGTTATgtttgaagtttgaagtttgttgtttgtttcagcattgtttttaattatgagaatTGAATGTGATTACATGTTTTTCATCATGTGGATTATAAAAATGGAATTTGATGAATTTTTTTCATTACTGCTTGTTAATGATTTAGATGTTATTTATCATATTTATATCATATCATATTTACATTTAAATTTGCAGGTTTTGGATTGAAATATGAACAATTCCGAAGTAGATGAAGTGGAGGAGGAGATATTCTTACGAAGTGTGCAATTTAATGCACTGCTCATTCAACATTATTACATGAACTATGTTCATAAAACTCCTTGCATGGTATCTTCTCAAACAGGTAATAAGTGGATAATGGAAGTATTACAAGGGAATGACAGTCGGTGTTACAATGCATTTAGAATGCAAAAGGAAGTATTTTATCGTTTATGTAGTGATTTGGAAGTTCAATTTGGGGTGTTGGGTTCAAACAGAACAAGTCATATTGAAGTTATGGGAATGCTATTGTGGTGCCTAGGACAGGGATGTGGAATTAGGTCAGTAGCAGAACGATTTCAACATTCTAATGAAACCGTTTCTAGATATTTAGGAAAAGCACTAGATCATGTGTGTAGACTAGGTAAACATATAATGAGGCCTTCGGAGAATGAATTTAATGGTGTTGCACCGGAGATCATGAGGGATAATAGATACATGCCTCATTTTAAGGTATTTGTCATGTGTTACTAGTCAATAATTTCACAATTTAGTTACTTCTATTAATTGACAAATAACATCATTATTTACAGGATTGCGTCGGCGCTATCGACGGAGTGCATATTCCCGCTTCTATAGCTCCTGAAAAACAAATACCGTACATTGGTAGAAAAGGAATACCAACACAAAATGTTATGGCGGCATGTAATTTCAATATGCAATTtcaatatgcaatttatctatGTATGTGCGGGATGGGAAGGGTCTGCTCATGATACGAGAGTGTTTCTATCGGTACTTCGAGATCCCGAAATGAATTTTCCTAAACCTCCACCAGGTAACTATATTTATTTTTAGATCAAATTTTATGATGCTTTGAATGAAGTTTTGTtaaaatttgacatttctttattttataggAAAATATTATGTTGTAGATTCCGGATACCCTCAAATGAATGGATTTTTGGGACCTTACAAAGGTCCAAGACAACATTTTCAACAATACCGTAGGCAAGAaccaagaaatgaaaaagaggtATTTAATCAAGCACACTCTTCTCTTAGAAGCGTTATAGAACGCACATTTGGAGTTTGGAAAAAAAAGTGGAAGATTTTAAGGGACATGATTCATTTGAAAAGCAAGTGAAGATTGTCATTGCTACCATGAcacttcataattatatatggaTACATGCACATGGTGATAGACATTTTGTCCgcagtgaagaaagagaaggttaTGGGTCAAGTGGTGAGAtagaaatggatgatgatgtagaagaagaatatcatggtcacggtgcacaagaaatggaagcaataagaaatagcattactgaaagtttgatgaatgcgcgtaataacgtgaacatttgatgtgaactagaaactatgatttataataatatagtcaccatgatttataattatattgtccaatattaatcaaatagtcaccatgctttataaaaattcaaagttaacaaaaattaatacggacataataaagattaataataataacaagatcatttgaacaatattgttttatatacaattaattaagcaaaataatctctcatgtccaattcggtcattccacaaataaaaagcacaagccagtttgatttaccaaacactttgccactgcttCTGCCACTGACAGcccttataaaaagccagtttaccaaacactcagcagctttgcttttcagccacttattctcagaaataagcagaagccagctttttcTCAAGgaacagccataccaaacatagcctaagtcaattcgtcttgacaatgctggagagtttacataaaaaaacttttgatgattattgcatgtccattgggattgaggttgaacaccctgtccctcatattcacacccaaaatggtctcgcagaagctgccattaaaagacatcaaatggttgctagagcattggttatgcacaccaatctccctatttctgcttggggctatgcagtattgcatgcagctgtgcttattcatctgaggcccactgccactcaacccttttctgcgtcccagatggtgactgggtatgagactgatgtctcacacttacgcatatttggatGTGCAGTCTAtctgccaattgcgccgccacagcgcaccaaaatgggtcctcaaagatgattaggcatttatgttggatatgactctccaaccattatccgctacttagaacctttgacaggcgatctatttactgctagatttgtggattgtcactttgatgagacaatcttcccgtcgttagggggagataagaacactaatgttcaacaggatcaacaggaattgtcgtggtctgtccccactttgtctcatcttgattccTAAactgcacagtccgaaattgaagtgcggagaattcttgatcttcagaacgtagcagattcgatgcctgatgcgttttctgatatcgctaaagtgacaagatcacatatacctgctgcaaacgtgcctacaaggattgatgtccctaaaaatcatggacatggcgccacccctaggggtattgggcacggcgccgccaccactaatggtgatggcaatgtggctcaggccgggctccctgCAAGGAAACgagggaggcccaaaggttcgattagggctgggcacgggccgggtctAAAAATAATTTCACTGGGCCCGGGACCGGCCCTTTTTTTCATTGGGGCCGGACCCGGCCCGCTTTGACACAAACAGGGACCGGCCCGGGCCCCGCCCGTTTCATTCTGGACCGGGCttgcgggctttcgggcccaaaaacctgtattttACCATTTCTATATCTACTTTGCTATATATCATTCTGATCAACCTGGTGAAGATTTGAATTAAAACACTATCAAAATCCAAAGTTCAAGCTGCAAATTCGAATATCTAGAATACATAACatccaaattcaagtactcatcaagaacaattaaagCTACAATTGAAATACAAAGTGTCCAAATTTAAATATGAAGTCCAAATTCAAGTACAAATATGCAATGAAATAGAAATTAGAAAGTCCTAATTCAAATACAGCAACTTAGTAGCCATTCTTCCAGTCTTCAATCCAGCAGTTCACCAACAATGTAGCCATCCATTAATTGGCTTCCACACTTGTCCCTACAACAGGCATCATAAATTGATTTAGATAACAAACCATTCAAGCTGCAACTTTACTCAACTAGCACTACAGACAGCAAGGCAAATGCATCAAGCAAGCAAAGCAGCCAAATGCAACAAGCAAGCAAAAAATAATGCAGCAAGCAATTAATCAAATACCAGCAGCCATCTTCGATTTTTTGGCCCTACAAGCAGCCTTTTTTGCTGATTGTCAGCAGCCTTATCCTTCGCATAGTCTGCCATTTCATTCAAAAACATTAAATTAATACTAAGCTCCAtcaaaaagtgaaaaacaatAGCATATTCGATTTATTAAACATGTAAACATTAAACGCACCATTTTCACACAGCTCATAGAACTCCATCTCCTCAATTGTTAGAAAAAACTCAATACTTTGCACGTTTTCTGATTTGATCCAATTCTGCAAGCATATTAATGCTTCAACAGATTTAGGAGTTGGAGAACTCCTATACGGATCAATTACTCTATTCCCGGTGCTAAAACATGATTCGGAAGCAACGGTTGACACTTGAATAGCAAAAACATCCTTTGCTACTAGCTGGAGATTAGGATACTTGGAGCCATTAAGCTTCCACCATAGTAAGATGCTAAATTCAGCTGCTCTTGGAGGCTTTTCAAAAGGATCCAACAAATACCTATCTACCTCACTCTCCACGACAACTTCACAGCTGTTTTCAAGCTCCCTCTCCCAATCATCAAGCATTTCAGCCATTTTGCCTGTCATATTCTTTGCTGCAGAACTAGTAGTGACACTGCTACTGTTCATAGCCTCTCTTCCTCGATTTTTTTGACCATTTTGAGCAGCAGCCGATGATGCATACAAATCTGTCAAAGACACCAACAACTCCTTCACTTCggcagattttcttttcacactTTCATTGTCAAATTGCAGGTATTTCACACAATTATGCTCAAGATTCCTAAGTTTGTATCGAGGGTCCAAAACCAAGGCTACAAACAGCAGCTGATTCATATCATCTATGCTATCAATATACTTCCGGAACTTTGTCCCCATCTTCACAGCCATCTCAACCATAAGTTTCTCACCTTCACTTCCATCTTGCATTTCCAGCGTCCTAAATAATGCATTAATCTCTGAATTTACAGCAACAATATCGTGAAATGCGCTATGTGCAGTAGGCTTAGTAGATGCACTAATCCGGAGTGTAACATAATAGAAAACTTTCAGAAACCCCACAAACAACTCAGCCCTCTCCCAATCTTCATCCTTTGGAGGCCCTACCCTCTTCATCGGTTTTCTACGCTTTGCCTCTTCAAGAGCAGCTTCTTCTTGTAATAgttcctcatcctcatcaaagTAGCTTGTATATttcacatcttcttcttctgccaaTCTATCAAATGCCTTCTTTAACTGAATTGCAGTCTCTAACATCAAATATGTAGAGTTCCACCTTGTTGGAACATCAAGAATACACACCTTGGTGC belongs to Rosa chinensis cultivar Old Blush chromosome 4, RchiOBHm-V2, whole genome shotgun sequence and includes:
- the LOC112198793 gene encoding zinc finger BED domain-containing protein RICESLEEPER 2-like — its product is MATDGNAIVPSPKAPAEPNPGAPEAPPTAPTSARPPRPSKSKRKRAEKKAVKPLKVTARSDVWAHFEKFDRAIIEVVDGKKQEVGHEVRAKCRYCETDLAGDSSFSGTSTLRRHIEIVCKKYPGRADIEGQQVLTSDGMASRTLVSRTWTEDACTLAACKMIVVDELPFSHIEKPGFRHFCEVAIPHWTVPSRRAIVRKFLELYDEKKEELKMELSKHRVCLTTDTWTSVQNVNYMVLTAHFIDSGWKMHKRILNFCVISNHQGTAIGKMLETCLVQWKIDKVLTVSVDNASANKVAIDYLRRKMANWAVPPVLGGKHLHVRCLAHILNLIVKSGLTILDRAIASIRNAVKYVRSSSSRLDVFKLCVEREVPECTKVCILDVPTRWNSTYLMLETAIQLKKAFDRLAEEEDVKYTSYFDEDEELLQEEAALEEAKRRKPMKRVGPPKDEDWERAELFVGFLKVFYYVTLRISASTKPTAHSAFHDIVAVNSEINALFRTLEMQDGSEGEKLMVEMAVKMGTKFRKYIDSIDDMNQLLFVALVLDPRYKLRNLEHNCVKYLQFDNESVKRKSAEVKELLVSLTDLYASSAAAQNGQKNRGREAMNSSSVTTSSAAKNMTGKMAEMLDDWERELENSCEVVVESEVDRYLLDPFEKPPRAAEFSILLWWKLNGSKYPNLQLVAKDVFAIQVSTVASESCFSTGNRVIDPYRSSPTPKSVEALICLQNWIKSENVQSIEFFLTIEEMEFYELCENDYAKDKAADNQQKRLLVGPKNRRWLLGQVWKPINGWLHSLIVLDEYLNLDVMYSRYSNLQLELWILIVF
- the LOC112198792 gene encoding L10-interacting MYB domain-containing protein-like, which encodes MAVWNDGLVDVFCDFCIKEVDNNNRPHTHFNPEGWLNIINNFSKETGKEYTRKQLKNKWDSLKDHWKLWKDLKGKETGLGWDHRRQTIDASDEWWRLKIEKNKEYGKLKKKGIAPDFEDKLDKMFMGISATGQHAYSPSSALPIPRSPQQGNNEVNLEGSGDSEDNDDLAPTLPKRKRNERAEKGKGVVPKKEKVGGAAHLAKQINRMCEAIESRSTGTSMINKSVEGGATTIKDVMKDVTSLPSIEQGNRLWFFATRLFLSQEKREMYFTMEDPNVRLEWLKFEINDN
- the LOC121052777 gene encoding uncharacterized protein LOC121052777; the encoded protein is MNNSEVDEVEEEIFLRSVQFNALLIQHYYMNYVHKTPCMVSSQTGNKWIMEVLQGNDSRCYNAFRMQKEVFYRLCSDLEVQFGVLGSNRTSHIEVMGMLLWCLGQGCGIRSVAERFQHSNETVSRYLGKALDHVCRLGKHIMRPSENEFNGVAPEIMRDNRYMPHFKDCVGAIDGVHIPASIAPEKQIPYIGRKGIPTQNVMAACNFNMQFQYAIYLCMCGMGRVCS